The following DNA comes from Agromyces mangrovi.
AGGGGCAGGACTCATGGAACTCGGTGCATTCTCGGTGAGCCTGGCGGTGCGCGACCTGGCGGCGAGCCGCGACTTCTACGCGCGACTCGGCTTCGATGCCGTCGGCGGCGACGGCGAGCAGTGGCTGATCCTGCGCAACGGCACGACCACGCTCGGGCTGTTCCAGGGCATGTTCGACCGCAACACCCTGACGTTCAACCCCGGCTGGGACGCGCAGGGCGAGCCGACCGACGGCTTCACCGACATCCGCGAGCTGGAGCGACGGCTCGACGAGGCCGGCGTCGAGATCGTGCAGCGCACGGAGGCCGGCACCGAGGGCCCCGCGCACCTCATGCTGATCGACCCCGACGGCAACCCGGTGCTGCTCGACCAGCACCGCTAGCGGTCGGGGGCCCCGCGCTAGGCTGGCGATCGTGCCCATCACCCTCGCCGACGCCGTCTCCACCGCACACGGGCTCTGGCCGTTGGACGGGGCCGAACCGTGGGACGCCCCGGGCCTCGTCAGCGGGGATCCGCGCGCCGAGGTCGCGCGCGTGCTGCTCGCCGTGGACGCCGTCGAGTCGACCGTCGCCGAGGCGGTCGACGGCGGCTACGACCTGTTGCTCACCCACCATCCGCTGCTGCTGCGCGGGGTCACCTCGGTCGCCGAGGACCGCTACAAGGGCGCGCTGCTCGCCCGGCTGATCCGGGGCGGATGCGCGCTGCTCGGCGCCCACACGAACGCCGACGTCGTCGAGGAGGGCACGTCGGCGGTGCTCGCGACCGGGCTGGGCGTCGCGGACGCGCGACCGATCGTGCCGGGCGCGGACCCCGCCCGCGGCCTCGGCCGGGTCGGCGACCTCGCCGACCCCGTGCCGCTCGGCCGGTTCGCCAGGCGCGTGCTCGACCTGCTGCCCGCGACCGCGGGCGGCGTGCGCGTGGCGGGGGAGTACGACCAGCCCGTGCGACGCGTCGCGGTCTGCGGCGGTGCGGGCGACTCGCTGCTCGCGCACCCCGAGGTGCGCGCCGCCGACGTCTACGTCACCGCCGACCTGCGACACCACCCCGCCTCCGAGTCCCGCGAGGAGACCCTCGCCGCGGGCAGCGGCCCGGCCCTCGTCGACGTCTCGCACTGGGCGAGCGAGTGGCTCTGGCTCGACGCTGCCGCGGCGCAGTTCCGCGAGGCGCTGCCCGGCGTCGTCGTCGACGTGAGCGAGTCGCGGACCGACCCGTGGGACTTCGCCGTCGTACACTGACGACTCCGGGGCATCCGCCCGACCCGACCGAGGAGATCACGTGAAGGCCACTCCCGCAGCGCAGCAGGAGCTCCTGCGCCTCCAGGCGCTCGACACCCGACTCCAGCAGATCGCCCACCGGCTGGGCTCACTGCCCCAGGCGGAGCAGCTCGCCGAGCTCGGGCGGCGCGACGACGCGGCGCGACGACGTCGCACCGAGGCGTCCGGCGCGCTCGACGACGCACGGGCCGAGCTGAAGCGGGTCGAGTCGGACGTCGACGTGGTCGAGGCGCGCATCGTGCGCGACGACGCGCGGCTCGCCGCGAGCACGTCGGTCAAGGACGTCGCCGGCCTCGAGTCGGAGCTCACCTCGCTGCGGAAGCGGCTCAGCGACCTCGAGGACATCGAGCTCGCGGTGATGGAGCGCGTCGAGGAGCTCGAGCGCGACGTGCACGGCATCGACGACGAGCGCGAGGACATCGGGAGCGAGGTCACCCGCGTCTCAGACGAGCGCGACGAGGCGGCCGGCGCCCTCACGACCGAGCGCGACCAGGCCTCGCGCGACCGCGCGGCAATCGCCGAGGGGCTGCCCGACGACCTCGAGGCGTTCTACGAGCGGCGTCGCGTCGCCGGCGGCGGCATCGGCGCCGCGCTGCTCCGACAGCGCACCTGTGGCGGCTGCACGATCACGCTCACCGGGTCCGACCTCGAGGACGTGCGGCGCGCCGCCGACGACGAGGTGCTGCAGTGCCCCGACTGCGACCGCATCCTCGTGCGCACGGACGAGTCCGGCCTCTGAGCGCCCGGCGCACCCGCGGGCGGTACGCTGGTGGGTGCGAGCGGGTCGGCAAGACGGTCGCGTCGCCCGAGCGATCGGGCGCCGAGGAACGTCCGGGCTCCGCAGGGCAGGACGGTGGGTAACACCCACCCGGGGCAACCCGCGAGACAGTGCCACAGAAAGCAGACCGCCACGGGCTCCGGCCCGCGGTAAGGGTGAAACGGTGGGGTAAGAGCCCACCAGCGGCCGCGGTGACGCGGTCGGCTCGGCAAACCTCGTCCGGAGCAAGGCCAGACAGGGAACCATGGGGCTGCCCGTCCCGTTCCCGGGTGGGCCGCTGGAGGGCCGCGGCAACGCGGCTCCGAGAGAGATGGCCGTCCAGCCGGTGTCGCGCAAGCGCCCGGTGAACAGAACCCGGCGTATCAGCCGGCCCGCTCGCCCCTCAGTCGTCCGACGGTCCGGCGCCCGCGGCCCACTCGGTGCCGTACTCGACCGCCATCGCCGCGGCGCCGAGGATGCCCGCGTTGTTGCGGTGCACCGCGGGCACGATCCGCGTCTGCAGGTCGAGCAGCGGCAGGAAGTGCTCGTGCTTCTTGGAGACCCCGCCGCCCACGATGAACAGGTCGGGGGAGAAGAGGAACTCGACGTGCGAGTAGTACCGCTGCAGGCGCTTCGCCCAGTGCTCCCAGCTCAACTCCTTGCGCTCCATCGCGGAGTACGCGGCGCGATGCTCGGCGTCCTTCCCGTCGATCTCGAGGTGGCCGAGCTCGGAGTTCGGGATGAGCACGCCGTCGTAGATGAGCGCCGACCCGATGCCGGTGCCGAGCGTGGTCATGATGACGAGCCCGCGTTCGCCGCGAGCCGCTCCATAGCGCGACTCGGCGTAGCCGGCGGCATCCGCGTCGTTGATGAAGTGGATGGGCACGCCCAGCTCCTGCTCGAACATCGCCTCGGCCGGCAGCCCGATCCACTCGTCGGAGATGTTCGCGGCCGACATGGTGCGGCCGTGGTGCACGATCGCGGGGAAGCAGACCCCGATCGGGATCTCGCCGTCGTGCCCGAGCGTGCCGAGCAGGTCGCGCGTCGCGTCGAGGATGTCCTTCGGCTCACCGCCCGCCGGGGTCGCGACCTTCACCCGGTCGGAGACGAGTTCGCCGGCCTCGACGTCGACGATCGCCCCCTTGATGCCGGTTCCGCCGATGTCGATGCCGATGGCCCGTACGTCGCCCATGTGAGCACCATAGCGCGCAGCCGTCGACGCCGGGGAGGGGCGTGGCGGGCGGGCGTAGGATCAGGGGTATGACGTCCCAGGGGGAAGATCAGTACTGGTACAACATGAAGACCGGCGAGGTCGAGCACGGGTTCGTCTCGCCGTCGGTCGATCGGGTGGGCCCGTTCCCCACGGAGGGGAGGCCGCGATGGCCCTCGAGATCCTGCGTGCGAACAGCGCGAAGTGGGCCGAGGAGGACGCCGCCGACGACGCCTGAGACGGATGCCCCGGGGCGGCCCGGCTCTTGGGAGCAGCTACTCGTAGCTGTGCTCGGGCCCGGGGTACTCGCCGGAGTCGACGTCGGCCCGCCACGCGCGCGCCGCGTCGCCGAGCGTCTGCGCGAGGTTCGCGTACTGGCGCACGAACTTCGGGATGCGCCCGGTCGTGAGGCCCGCCCAGTCTGTCCAGACGAGGAGCTGGCCGTCTGTGTGCGGCCCGGCGCCGACGCTGATCGTCGGGATCGCCAGCGTCTCGGTCACGCGCTTCGCGGCATCCGCCGGCACCATCTCGAGCACGACCGCGAACGCGCCCGCCTCCTGCACCGCGACCGCGTCGTCGACGAGACGGTCGGCCGCGTCGCCCCGACCCTGGATGATGTGGCCGCCCAGCCCGTGCTCCGACTGCGGCGTGTAGCCGACGTGTCCCATCACCGGGATGCCCGACTGCACGATGCGCTCGATCTGCGGGGCGCTGCGCCGACCGCCCTCGAGCTTGACCGCGTGCGCGCCCGACTCCTTCATGAAGCGCACCGCGGTGTGCAGCGCCTCCTCCGGCCCCGACTCGTACGAGCCGAACGGCATGTCGGCGACCACGAACGCGCGCGTCACGGCCTTCGCCACGGCGCGGGTGAGCGGCATGAGCTCGTCGACCGTCACCGGCAGGGTCGTGTCGTAGCCGAGCACGTTGTTGCCCGCGGAGTCGCCGACGAGCAGGAAGTCGATGCCGGCCTCGTCGAAGATGCGCGCGGTCAGCTGGTCGTAGCTCGTGAGCCCCGTGATCGCGATGCCCTGCTCCTTCGCGTTCTGGAAGTGCCGGGTGCGCACGCGACGCGGGCCGGCCGCGCGGGCCGCCCCACCGCCGTAGGGGTTCTGCTCGCCCCCGGCGGACGAGGCGTCGACGTTGGGCTCGGGCAGCTCTGGCATGCGGCAAGTCTAGCCACGCGGCGGAGGCGCTCGGCCGGCCGGAACGGGTGGGCGGGACGTGCCGACGCGCTCCCCGAGGTGGCTCGTGGGCGGGCAGTGGAGCCAGTAGCCTAGACGGAGCGAGAGAGGGTGTTGATGGACAAGCAGCGGGACTTCGTGCTCCGGACCATCGAGGAGCGGGGCGTCAAGTTCGTCCGGCTCTGGTTCACCGACGTGGTCGGCACGCTGAAGTCGGTGGCGATCGCGCCGGCAGAGGTGGAGGGGGCGTTCAC
Coding sequences within:
- a CDS encoding VOC family protein, yielding MELGAFSVSLAVRDLAASRDFYARLGFDAVGGDGEQWLILRNGTTTLGLFQGMFDRNTLTFNPGWDAQGEPTDGFTDIRELERRLDEAGVEIVQRTEAGTEGPAHLMLIDPDGNPVLLDQHR
- a CDS encoding Nif3-like dinuclear metal center hexameric protein codes for the protein MPITLADAVSTAHGLWPLDGAEPWDAPGLVSGDPRAEVARVLLAVDAVESTVAEAVDGGYDLLLTHHPLLLRGVTSVAEDRYKGALLARLIRGGCALLGAHTNADVVEEGTSAVLATGLGVADARPIVPGADPARGLGRVGDLADPVPLGRFARRVLDLLPATAGGVRVAGEYDQPVRRVAVCGGAGDSLLAHPEVRAADVYVTADLRHHPASESREETLAAGSGPALVDVSHWASEWLWLDAAAAQFREALPGVVVDVSESRTDPWDFAVVH
- a CDS encoding zinc ribbon domain-containing protein, which translates into the protein MKATPAAQQELLRLQALDTRLQQIAHRLGSLPQAEQLAELGRRDDAARRRRTEASGALDDARAELKRVESDVDVVEARIVRDDARLAASTSVKDVAGLESELTSLRKRLSDLEDIELAVMERVEELERDVHGIDDEREDIGSEVTRVSDERDEAAGALTTERDQASRDRAAIAEGLPDDLEAFYERRRVAGGGIGAALLRQRTCGGCTITLTGSDLEDVRRAADDEVLQCPDCDRILVRTDESGL
- the ppgK gene encoding polyphosphate--glucose phosphotransferase, with protein sequence MGDVRAIGIDIGGTGIKGAIVDVEAGELVSDRVKVATPAGGEPKDILDATRDLLGTLGHDGEIPIGVCFPAIVHHGRTMSAANISDEWIGLPAEAMFEQELGVPIHFINDADAAGYAESRYGAARGERGLVIMTTLGTGIGSALIYDGVLIPNSELGHLEIDGKDAEHRAAYSAMERKELSWEHWAKRLQRYYSHVEFLFSPDLFIVGGGVSKKHEHFLPLLDLQTRIVPAVHRNNAGILGAAAMAVEYGTEWAAGAGPSDD
- the panB gene encoding 3-methyl-2-oxobutanoate hydroxymethyltransferase; translated protein: MPELPEPNVDASSAGGEQNPYGGGAARAAGPRRVRTRHFQNAKEQGIAITGLTSYDQLTARIFDEAGIDFLLVGDSAGNNVLGYDTTLPVTVDELMPLTRAVAKAVTRAFVVADMPFGSYESGPEEALHTAVRFMKESGAHAVKLEGGRRSAPQIERIVQSGIPVMGHVGYTPQSEHGLGGHIIQGRGDAADRLVDDAVAVQEAGAFAVVLEMVPADAAKRVTETLAIPTISVGAGPHTDGQLLVWTDWAGLTTGRIPKFVRQYANLAQTLGDAARAWRADVDSGEYPGPEHSYE